GATTGAATCCGATTCTTTTTCGGAAAGGTTAATTGCTTTTGCAGCGGTAGAAGGAATTTTCTTCTCCGGGGCATTTTGTTCTATTTTCTGGTTAAAGAAAAGAGGCCTATTACCAGGATTAACATTCTCAAACGAACTAATTTCCAGAGACGAAGGAATGCATTGTGATTTTGCCGTTCATTTGCATAATAACCATATCGTATATAAAGTTCCCAAAGAACGCATCAAAGAAATCATAGTGGAAGCTCTAGATATCGAAAGAGAGTTCATAATAGAATCACTACCCGTTAGCTTAATTGGTATGAATGCCAAATTAATGATAGAATATTTGGAGTTTGTTACCGATAGATTATTAGTAGAGTTTGGCTGTGAAAAAGTATACAATGCAACAAATCCTTTTGATTTTATGGAAATGATCTCACTGGAAGGAAAAACCAATTTCTTTGAAAAAAGAGTATCTGAATATCAAAAAGCAGGTGTCAAATCAGGAGGTACGGGCTCCATAAGTTTCGACGCAGACTTTTAAATTAAAGAAAAACTGCTCTTGCAGTTTATATATCACATTACAAAAATAAATAATACATGTACGTAGTAAAAAGAGATGGTAAAAAAGAACCTGTGATGTTTGATAAAATCACAGCAAGAGTAAAAAAGTTGTGTTATGGATTAAACACTATAGTTGATCCTACAAAAGTAGCCATGCGGGTAATAAAAGGGTTATATGACGGCGTAATGACTTCCGAACTTGATAATTTAGCAGCTGAAATTGCAGCTACCATGACCACTGCACATCCGGATTATGCAAAATTAGCTGCACGGATTGCCGTATCTAATTTACATAAAAATACTAAGAAGTCGTTCTCAGACACTATGAATGACTTATACCATTACGTAAATCCTCGTACCGAAAAGAAAGCTCCCCTACTAGCAGATGACGTATATGAAATTATCAAAAAAAATGCAGAAAAATTAGATTCTACCATTATTTATAATAGAGATTTTAACTATGATTATTTTGGTTTTAAAACATTAGAACGTTCTTATTTATTAAAGTTAAACGGCCAAATAGTGGAACGCCCTCAACATATGCTTATGAGGGTTGCCGTAGGAATTCATAAACATGATATTGATGAAGCCTTAGCCACGTATGAGTTAATGAGTAAAAAATATTTTACCCATGCAACCCCTACGCTTTTTAATGCCGGAACCCCAAAACCTCAAATGTCATCGTGTTTTTTACTACAAATGCAGGATGATAGTATTGAAGGTATTTACGATACACTAAAACAAACAGCTCAGATATCTCAATCTGCAGGGGGAATAGGGTTATCTATCCATAATGTAAGGGCTACAGGATCTTATATCAGAGGAACCAACGGAACATCAAATGGCATCGTTCCCATGCTAAAAGTATTTAATGATACCGCTCGTTATGTAGATCAGGGTGGTGGAAAACGCAAAGGTTCTTTTGCCATGTATTTAGAACCCTGGCATTCGGATATTTTTGATTTTTTAGACCTAAAGAAAAACCATGGAAAAGAAGAAATGCGTGCCAGAGATTTATTCTATGCTATGTGGGTACCGGATTTGTTTATGAAAAGAGTACAGGAAGATGGAAACTGGACTTTAATGTGTCCGAATGAATGCCCACATCTGTATGATACTTACGGAGATGAATTTGAGAAGCTATACCAGGGGTACGAAGAAGTAGGAAAAGGAAGGAAAACCATAAAGGCGCGTGAACTTTGGGAAAAGATTTTAGAAGCCCAGATTGAAACAGGAACGCCCTATATGTTATATAAAGATGCCGTAAATCGAAAAACAAATCATAAAAATTTAGGAACCATTCGATCTTCTAATCTATGTACGGAGATTATGGAATATACGGCCAAAGACGAAGTCGCCGTATGTAACCTGGCATCCATAGCATTACCGATGTTTGTCACAGAGAAAGAAAACGGAGAAACCTTTTTCAATCACAAAAAGCTATTTGATGTTACTAAAAAAGTAACCCGCAATCTGGGTGCAGTGATTGATATGAATTATTACCCTGTCAAAGAAGCAGAAAATTCAAATTTTCGTCATAGGCCTATTGGATTAGGAATACAAGGACTGGCAGATACATTCATTAACCTACGCTTGCCTTTTACATCGGAAAAAGCAAAACAATTAAATCAGGATATTTTTGAAACCATATATTTTGCTGCAGTTACTTCTTCTATGGAAATAGCTAAAGCTAAAAAAGAACCCTATTCAACATTTAAAGGTTCTCCGATGTCAGAAGGTGAATTTCAGTTTAATATGTGGGGCATTAAAGACGAAGAATTAAGTGGAAATTGGGATTGGGGAAAATTACGCAAGAATGTTATGAAATACGGTGTAAGGAATTCACTTTTGGTAGCACCTATGCCAACAGCATCTACTTCCCAAATTCTGGGAAATAACGAAGCCTTTGAACCCTATACTTCCAATATTTATACAAGAAGAGTATTGTCCGGAGAGTTTATAGTAGTAAATAAGCATTTACTGGAAGATTTAGTAGAATTAGATTTGTGGGATAATGACATGAAAGAAGATATCATGCGTGCAAATGGCTCCATCCAGCACATAGAAAAAATTCCCGCGACATTAAAAGAACTATACAAAACCGTTTGGGAAATGAGTATGAAAGATATTATAGATATGGCTCGTCACAGAGGGTATTTTATCGATCAATCTCAATCCCTAAATTTATTCATGAAAGATCCGGATTTTGCAAAGTTAACATCCATGCATTTTTACGGATGGAAATCCGGCTTAAAAACAGGTATGTACTATCTAAGAACTAAGTCTGCAGTAAATGCGATTCAGTTTACACTTTCTAAAGAAAAGAAAGTAAATGAAGTAGAAAAACCGATAAGCCCGGAAGAATTTAAAACCATGATAGATGCATCTAAAAATGCGGACCCTGATGATTGTTTAATGTGCGGTTCCTAAGCATTAATAAGAATTAAATAAAAAATAAAAGTATAAGTTTACCCTGATTATTTATATGGTCAGTTGTTGTATTCTTTTAAAAAAAGAGTATATTTGCACCCGCATTTTCAATAATGAAGTGTAAAAAGAAGCTAATATAAACGAAATAAGTATGTATGCAATTGTAGAGATAGCAGGGCAGCAGTTTAAAGTAGCAAAAGACCAAAAAGTATATGTTCACCGTTTACAAGAAACAGAAGGTACTAAAGTAACTTTTGATAAAGTAATGCTAGTAGAAGATAAAGGGAACGTAACTATTGGCGCCCCGGCTATAGAAGGAGCTGCAGTGACAGCTAAAATTTTGAATCACCTCAAAGGTGATAAAGTAATTGTTTTTAAAAAGAAAAGAAGAAAAGGCTACAAAAAGAAAAATGGACATCGTCAATATTTGAGCGAAATTCAAATTGAGGGTATTACTACCTCGGGAACAAAGAAAGCTCCGGCCAAAAAAGCAGCTGCTCCTAAAAAAGAAAAAACAGCAACGGCTCCGAAAGTAGAGGTAAAAAAAACAACGTCTGATGATCTAAGTTCAATGACTGTTGCACAATTAAAAGCTTTGGCCAAAGAAAAAGACATCAAAGGATATACTTCTCTAAAGAAGGCCGAGCTGATTGAAATATTAAGTAAATAAGAATCAATTTTAAAACCATATAGAGCCATGGCACATAAAAAAGGAGTTGGTAGTTCGAAGAATGGTAGAGAATCCGAATCAAAACGATTAGGTATTAAAATTTTTGGAGGGCAGGCTGCAATCGCAGGTAATATAATCGTTCGCCAAAGAGGAACCGGTCACAATCCGGGAGAAAATGTATATATGGGAAAAGACCATACATTACATGCCAAAATAGATGGAATTGTCCAATTCAGAAAGAAAAAAAATAATAAATCTTATGTTTCTGTAGTTCCTTTTGAGGCTTAAGAAATATAAACAGAAATAAGGAAATCGCCCGGAAAGTATTCCAGAGCGGTTTTTTTGTTATTTTAAATACCTTTTGATTTTTTCTACTTCAAAAATAATCTTCCACTGATGTTATACAAGACACGATGCGCTTTCAAACTTTTAAATATAAAACTAAATTTACATAAAACAGCTTCTCAAATTTAATTTTTCTTAACTTTTGAATAACAGAAATTTATTCGAAAAATTAATGTGCAACATTGAATGAAAATAGATATATTTTAATACCTTGTGCATATTATTTATAACCTAAATTCATGGTATGAAAAAAATTTACTTTACACTTTTATCGACTCTTTGTTTTAGCACTTTTTCCTTTGGGCAAATCATTATTACGGAGTTGGCAGACCCAAATAACAATTCAAGCGCCAGATATGTTGAAATTTACAATGTGAGTACAGGAGCAGTTGATTTAACAAATTGGTCATTGAAAAGATGGACAAATGGAGGAACTACAGTATCTACCGTAGTTGATTTATCATCCATTGGTAATTTAGCATCAGGAGCTTTTGCTATTATTGCTTCCAATGGAACTACATTTCAATCCGTATATGGAATGACAGCAGATATTTCTGCAGGAACCGGAGGCCCGGCAGATAGTAATGGAGATGATCAAATTGCTATTTTTAATGCCTCGGATGTTATGATTGACATTTTCGGCGTGCCCGGAGAAGACGGATCCGGAACATGCCATGAATTTGAAGACGGAAGAGCAGAGCGCAAAGCTTCTGTAACTGCTCCAAACACAACATGGGATGAATCCGAATGGAATGTCTGGGCAGATAGTACGGTATCAGGATGTACAAGCCATACAAATTCACCGAGGACTGCACCGGGAGATTATAATCCGAAATCATGGATTGGTGCCGCTTCAGGGCCTGCTATATCTGCGGGTGCTGCGGTTACCGAACTGGATTATTTTGAAGGTAACGGGCCGTCAACAGAACAAATATTCTCTGTAGAAGGAATTAACTTAACTGGAAATATCACTGTTACTGCTCCTGCAAACTTTGAAATTTCTACTACTTCCGGAAGCGGTTTTGGAAATACTGCGATGCTTACACAATCCGGAGGTACGGTAAGTTCAACCAATATTTATGTACGTTTGGCAGCAGGATTAAGTTCAAACTCATATTCCGGAAATGTTACCTTATCTTCTGCAGGAGCTGCTGATCAAACGGTTGCATTGTCAGGAACCGTAAGTCCGGCAGATCCGCAGATTTCAATTACTGCTTTTTTAGATAATTTGAATTATATTATTAGTGTTGGAGGGCCTTCTCCGGAAGATACGTTTTCTGTTTCCGGATTGTTTTTAACAAATGATATTGTTATTACAGCACCGGCAAATTTTGAAATTTCTCTAACTTCCGGAAGCGGCTTTGGAAGTTCCGTAAACATCACACCCAGTTCAGGAACAGTAGTAAGTACAGACATATATGTTCGTTTGGCAGCGGGTTTAAGTGCGGGTAATTATAACGGCAATATTACAGTATCTTCCACAGGGGTCACTACTCAAACCATAGCCGTAAATGGGAATGCATATGGGCCTCCCACCAATAGCATGGTTATAACAGGTATATTTGACGGGCCTTTGTCAGGTGGTACTCCTAAAGGAATTGAATTGTATGTATTAAATAATATAGCTGATTTAAGCTTATATGGAGTAAGTTCTGTGACAAATGGCGTCGGTTCCTCAGCAGGTAATGTAGAATATAATTTTCCTTCCGGAGCTGTAACTGCGGGAAGTTTTATTTATTTGGCAACTGAATCCCCAAATTTTACTACTTTTTTTGGAATGGCACCCACTTATGTCGACGATGTTGTATCTATTAATGGAGATGACTCCATTGAATTATATGAGAGCGGGCAGAGCATAGATGTATTCGGAGATGTTAATACAGATGGTTCCGGTCAGGTATGGGATCATTTAGACGGATGGGCATACAGAAATTCCAATACCGGGCCGGAAGGAACTACTTTTACTCCAACAAATTGGTCTTATAGCGGAATAAATGCTTTAGATGGAGAAGCATCAAATTCTTCTGCCGAAACTCCATTCCCCATAGGAACTTATATGGCAACTGCCTCCACAGAGGATAGTTCGATAGGTGGCTTTTCCGTATATCCGAATCCGGTAAACCATAAGAGATTTACAATTACTACCAATACCAATACTATTTCAGAGAAGAGTATAGAAATATTTAATGTATTAGGCAGGCAGGTATTTACTGCAAAGTTTACTTCAAATCATAATACAGTAGATATACCTTCCCTAAGCTCCGGAGTTTATATTCTTAAAGTGTTAGAAGGAAGAAAATCTGTAACAAAAAAATTAGTTGTTAGATAAGTTTAGGTAATCATAGTATAATTTTTAACAAAAGCCTCCTATAAAAGTACTTTATAGAGGGCTTTCTGTTTTTTATTTGAGTGAGAATCTTTGTAGCATTGATTTGGCAAAAAAAACTCAACGTTGAAAAAATTTTCAAAAAGTAAGAAATTTGAAACTAAATCAATCCAAATACGGAATATATCCTATTTTTGACAAAGGTCTCTAAGTATTTTTAAATTGGAAAAAGTATTATATAAAAAAACTCAAACCGAAGGGATTTGAGTTTCTAGAGATATTAATTATGAAGTTATGGGGATTCATGAATTAATATACTTATAATTAAAACAAAGAATAATAATATAAGAAATTTAATACCGATGTAAAGGTAATCCAATCTTGAATACTTGTCAATAACAGAAAATAATAAAATTTTCATCTAACGGAAAACAGTGATATAGTGATATGATTTTAGCATTTAAGGACTGGCCATATATGGTAGTAGACATAGCTTATTTCATGCTCTCTTATTAGTTCTTCGTTAAAAAACAATTCTTAATTAGGTGGTAAGCATTCATGTGAAGTGCATGTTATTTAGTATCTTTAAAAAAAAATAAATGCTTCAAATCAACAACCTGACTATCTCTTTTTTTTCTAATAAGGTAGAAAATACAATTGTAAAAAATATTTCTTTTGAACTGGGCAAAAACAAAATTTCAGGAATGGTAGGTGAATCCGGAAGCGGAAAATCTATTACTTCTTTAGCTATTTTGAGACTATTGCCAAAAAATACACAGGTTAAAGGTGAAATTATTTTTGAAGGAGTTGATATTCTAAAATGCCACCCGAAACAAATTTTAAATATACGGGGAGGGAAAATCGGAATGGTTTTTCAAGAACCTATGAGTTCACTAAATCCTACACTTACATGCGGGTACCAAGTTGCGGAGATATTAAAACAACATACAAATGTGTCATCCGAAAGAATTAAAAAAGAAGTGATACAGTTATTTGCAAAGGTAAAGCTACCTCAACCCGGGAGAATATATACATCTTACCCACATCAAATAAGCGGAGGGCAAAAACAGAGAGTAATGATTGCTGTGGCAATTGCTTGTAAACCGAAATTGCTAATTGCAGATGAACCCACCACAGCTCTTGATGTAACAGTTCAGAAAGAAATTTTACGATTACTAAAAGAATTGCAAGCAGAAACAAAGATGAGTATCTTATTTATTTCTCATGATTTAGAGTTAGTTTCGGAAATAGCTGACACAGTTATTGTAATGCATAATGGAACTATTGTAGAGCAAGGAAATACAAAAACTATTTTTAAAAAACCAAAAGAAAATTACACGAAAGCTTTAATTGCATCAAAGCTTACATTAGATAAAAGGTTTAAAATATTGCCAACTATTCGGGATTTTATGGAAAAATCCGTAAAAAACAGACTGTATACAAATGTCGAGAGAGCAAAATTTCATAAAAAAATATATGCAACTCCCCCTGTACTTGAAATCATTAATTTAGAAAAACAATTTATTTCCAAAGCGAGTTGGTTTAGGAAAAAAAGCATTACGAAAGCAGTTGATGCTGTTAGTTTTAAACTCTATGAAGGAGAAACTTTAGGTTTGGTAGGAGAATCGGGTTGTGGAAAAACAACTTTAGGAAAAACAATATTGCATCTGGAAAAAGCAACATCTGGACACATTTTTTACAAAGGGAAAGGCATTACTAAAATGAAAAAGAATGCATTAAAAAGTTTTCGAAAAGAAATTCAAATCATTTTTCAGGATCCATTTTCTTCTTTAAATCCCAGGATGACCGTCGGTAGCGCAATTATGGAGCCGATGAAGGTTCACAAAATTTTCTCAAATACTAAAGACAGAAAAGCATATGTTTTAGAGCTATTACAAAAAGTAGAGTTAACATCATCGTACTTCAAAAGATACCCTCATGAACTTTCAGGAGGGCAAAGACAGAGAATAAGCATTGCCAGGGCCATTGCTTTACAACCTAAAATAATCATTTGTGATGAGTCGGTCTCTGCACTGGATGTTTCCGTGCAAGCTCAGGTTTTAAATGTATTAAACAACCTCAAAAGAGAATTTAATTTTACATATATCTTCATTTCACACGACTTATCCGTAGTGAAATATATGTCAGATCAATTAATTGTTATGAATAAAGGAAAAATTGAAGAAGCAGGTGATGCGGATATTATTTATAAAAACCCTAAAACGGCTTATACCAAATCTTTAATTGAGGCAATTCCCAGAGGGATTTAAACCCCAATGATGCATTAGAAAATCTATTACAGCTTGAAATCGTTTCAAAATATATTCGCTTCACTGCATTTTTGAAATGAGTCGTAGCGCTGCCTACGCTACATTCCGGAAAACGCTATATTTTATCACGATTTCAACCTTCATTACGAAGTTCTAATGCATCATCCGGGTTAAATAACTCCTCATCTTTTCGGATCGAGTTATATATAGTATATTGCAGCGTTAAATCATTGAAGATAAATAGATGAGGATTATTGTTCCAATGGCTGGGATTGGGTCAAGGTTAAGACCACATACGCTAACAGTACCTAAGCCGTTAACTGTAATAGCGGGGAAGCCCATTGTTCAGAGGTTGGTAGAAGATATTGCAGCCATTGTAAAACAAGATATAAAAGAAATAGCCTTTATCATTGGGCCTGCAGCAAAAGGTTTTTCTGAAAACACGCGGAAAGTATTATTAAAAATTGCAAATACATTAGGAGCAAAAGGATCTGTATATATACAAGAAGACACTTTAGGCACAGCACATGCTATTTATTGTGCTAAAGACTCGTTAGACGGGCCATGTGTTATTGCTTTTGCAGATACACTTTTTAAAGCTGATTTTACTTTAGATGCAAATGCAGATGGTGCAATTTGGGTAAAGAAAGTAGCTGACCCAAGTGCATTTGGAGTCGTGAAATTAAGCGATGGTTATATTACTGATTTTGTTGAGAAGCCAAAAAAATTCGTCTCTGATTTAGCCATTATCGGAATCTATTATTTTAAAGATGGCAACAGAATAAAACAAGAAATTAAACATTTGATAGCTAATGATATCAGGCCTTCGGGAGAATTTCAGTTGACCGAAGTGCTGGAATCTTTAAAACAACAAGGTGCTAAATTTATCCCCGGGAAAGTAGATATTTGGATGGATTGTGGCAAAAAAGACCCTACGGTAGCTACCAATAAAACCATACTAAAAATTGAAAAAGATAAAGGAACAAATCTGGTCTCCAAAACAGTCGTATTAGATCATTCGGAAATCATCCCACCTTGTTTTGTAGGAAAAAATGTAGTACTTAAAAACACGGTCATCGGGCCTTATGTTTCTATTGGATCCAATAGTTTGGTTAAAGATTCTGCTGTTAAAAATTCCTTAATACAATCGAATGTTACTATTACAAATGCTACCTTAGATAACGCAATGATTGGAAATCATGTAAAGTATAATGGAAATTATACTTCGGTAAGTATTGGAGACTATACCGAGCTAACATAAAACAGTATGAATAAAAGGATTACAATACTAATTTTTTTAGGGTTTTTGTACTATCCTTTTTTTTCTTTAGCACAAGACAGTATTCCTACTGCTAAAGATATTTCCGAAGAAAAAGAGTTAAAATTTCAGCAATATTTCTTTAAAGCACTTTCGGAAAAATCCATTATGAACTATGAAAACGCCATAAGAAATCTTGAGAACTGCCATGAGCTTCTACCGAATACGGTTTCTGTACTTTTTGAACTTTCTAAAAATTACTTATTCCTAAATAGAACAACAGAAGCCAAAATATACATAAAAAAAGCATTGGCAAAAAAACCGGATGATATCTGGATGCTTTCTCATCTGGTTGCGATATATAAAAAAGAGTACGATTATAAAAATGCGATCATCACTCAGAAACAAATCATCAAAACGGACCCTTCCAAAAGAGAGGGTATGGTGTTCCTTTATGTACAAAATAAAGAGTATAAAAAAGCTATCGAGTTAATGGATATACTTGAATATGAAGAAGGGCTTTCCGAGAATTTAAAAAAATTAAAAACCAATCTTCACAGAGGAAAATCGAAGCCGGTTGAAAAAAAAGAACCTGCGGATTTAAAAGCTTTGATAAAAAATTTCGAAAACAATCCGTCCTCTTTTAAGGTACTGAAAATGATTTTACAAAAAGCAGCTTTAGAAGATCAAACCATCCTTAATATATATAGCAAAGAAGCTGTTGAATTGTTTCCGGCTCAACCATTTGTCTATTTAATGCGCGGGAGATTTCTAAATTATCAGAAATCATATAAAAAAGCGTTAGTCATACTACAAAGTGGTATTGATTTTGTAATTGACAATAAAAGCATGGAAGCAGGTTTTTATGATGAAATTTCCAAAGCTTATCTTGGGTTAAACAACATCGCTAAGGCTGATGAGTATAGAAATAAAGCAAAGAGATTAAGAGCCGTTAAATGAAAAAATTGATATCTGTTAATGTCCTTTCCCTACTACTGGTAGCGGTTTCCTGTAAAACCACAAAGAATGTTGTTGATACCAAAGACATAAAAAAAATGTCTGCAAAGAAAATTATCAAAAAACATGTAAGCAATACATCTGGTGCAAATACACTTGAAGCCAAAATCAAGGCAAAATACCGTAGTACGAATGGAGAAAAAAGTGAGAAGCATAGTTTTACCGTTCGACTTAGAATACAAAAAAATGAGGTGATTTGGCTGAAAATCTCTAAAACAATTACGATATTTAAAGTCAAAATCACACCCAATTCTCTTCGTTTTTATTCTCCTCATGAAAAAATATATTTTGAAGGTAACTTTAAAATATTAGAACGCATATTGGGAATGGAGATCGATTTTTTTCAGCTCCAAAAAATGCTAGTAGGCGAAAGTATCTTTGACCTAAGAGAAAAAAAGTATATAGCCTCAATAGAAAATAAATCATACAAACTGGTGCCTAAAGTAGAAGAACAACTATTTGAGATATTTTTTAATATAAATCCGTATCATTTTAAACTAAGCAAATTCTATATAAAAAATAATCAAAAAGATCAGAGTTTAAAGGTACATTATACAAAGTATAAAGATTTTCATACGGAACAGGTTCCTGTCGGTATGGGGATCCAAGCAAAAGACGGAATAAAGAATACTCGTATGGATTTGGATTACAGAAGTATTGAACTAAACAAACCTCTTAACATTCGTTATAGAGTTCCAAAAGGTTATAAGCGTATTACATTATAGTGCTAAAAAAATATACAGCCATATTATTTTTTCTCTTTCTAGGAGTTTCAACACTTGCTCAAAAAAAGACCCGCAAGCAGCTGGAAATTGAACGGAAAAAACTCAAGATTGAAATTAGAAAAGTAAATAAACTGCTTTTTGATACGCAAAAGAAAGAGAAAAATGCACTAAACGATTTAAAAGATATCAATCAGAAAATAACAGTTAGAAACAAATTAATTGAAACCATCCGTTTAGAGACTACTATTTTATCCGAGGAAATCAAAGCAAATGAAAAAAAAGCGAAGAAACTGACAAAAGAGTTGGCAGTTTTAAAAGCAGATTATGCAGATATGATTTTTAAATCGTATAAAAGTAAATCACAACAGAGCAAAATGATGTTCATATTGTCTTCTAAAAATTTCTATCAGGCTTATAAACGATTGCAATATATGAAACAATACACTGCATATAGGAAAAAACAGGGAATAGCTATTGATGTACAAAAAACAACCATAAAGCAATTAAATGATTCACTGACTTATCAGAAAGCATTAAAAGATACATTAGCAATTTCAGAAGAAAATGAAAAAGAGAAAATAGAAATCGATAAAAAAAACCAGGAAAAGTTAATTGCCCGGATTAAGAAAAAAGAAAATAAATACAAGAGGGAACTGCAAAAAAAACAAAAAGAAGAAAAAATAATTGCAGCAAATATTGATAAATTAATAAAAGCTGCAATTGCCAGATCGAATGCAAAAAAGGGGGCAAAAAAATCAAAGGGTTTTGCATTGACTCCCGAAGCTAAAGCCCTGGCAAGCCGCTTTGAAAAAAACAAAGGCAGGTTGCAATGGCCATTGAAAAGCGGATTGGTTGTAAGGCGTTTTGGAAGGCAGGCACA
This window of the Flavobacteriaceae bacterium genome carries:
- a CDS encoding ribonucleoside-diphosphate reductase subunit alpha, producing the protein MYVVKRDGKKEPVMFDKITARVKKLCYGLNTIVDPTKVAMRVIKGLYDGVMTSELDNLAAEIAATMTTAHPDYAKLAARIAVSNLHKNTKKSFSDTMNDLYHYVNPRTEKKAPLLADDVYEIIKKNAEKLDSTIIYNRDFNYDYFGFKTLERSYLLKLNGQIVERPQHMLMRVAVGIHKHDIDEALATYELMSKKYFTHATPTLFNAGTPKPQMSSCFLLQMQDDSIEGIYDTLKQTAQISQSAGGIGLSIHNVRATGSYIRGTNGTSNGIVPMLKVFNDTARYVDQGGGKRKGSFAMYLEPWHSDIFDFLDLKKNHGKEEMRARDLFYAMWVPDLFMKRVQEDGNWTLMCPNECPHLYDTYGDEFEKLYQGYEEVGKGRKTIKARELWEKILEAQIETGTPYMLYKDAVNRKTNHKNLGTIRSSNLCTEIMEYTAKDEVAVCNLASIALPMFVTEKENGETFFNHKKLFDVTKKVTRNLGAVIDMNYYPVKEAENSNFRHRPIGLGIQGLADTFINLRLPFTSEKAKQLNQDIFETIYFAAVTSSMEIAKAKKEPYSTFKGSPMSEGEFQFNMWGIKDEELSGNWDWGKLRKNVMKYGVRNSLLVAPMPTASTSQILGNNEAFEPYTSNIYTRRVLSGEFIVVNKHLLEDLVELDLWDNDMKEDIMRANGSIQHIEKIPATLKELYKTVWEMSMKDIIDMARHRGYFIDQSQSLNLFMKDPDFAKLTSMHFYGWKSGLKTGMYYLRTKSAVNAIQFTLSKEKKVNEVEKPISPEEFKTMIDASKNADPDDCLMCGS
- a CDS encoding dipeptide ABC transporter ATP-binding protein → MLQINNLTISFFSNKVENTIVKNISFELGKNKISGMVGESGSGKSITSLAILRLLPKNTQVKGEIIFEGVDILKCHPKQILNIRGGKIGMVFQEPMSSLNPTLTCGYQVAEILKQHTNVSSERIKKEVIQLFAKVKLPQPGRIYTSYPHQISGGQKQRVMIAVAIACKPKLLIADEPTTALDVTVQKEILRLLKELQAETKMSILFISHDLELVSEIADTVIVMHNGTIVEQGNTKTIFKKPKENYTKALIASKLTLDKRFKILPTIRDFMEKSVKNRLYTNVERAKFHKKIYATPPVLEIINLEKQFISKASWFRKKSITKAVDAVSFKLYEGETLGLVGESGCGKTTLGKTILHLEKATSGHIFYKGKGITKMKKNALKSFRKEIQIIFQDPFSSLNPRMTVGSAIMEPMKVHKIFSNTKDRKAYVLELLQKVELTSSYFKRYPHELSGGQRQRISIARAIALQPKIIICDESVSALDVSVQAQVLNVLNNLKREFNFTYIFISHDLSVVKYMSDQLIVMNKGKIEEAGDADIIYKNPKTAYTKSLIEAIPRGI
- the rpmA gene encoding 50S ribosomal protein L27, coding for MAHKKGVGSSKNGRESESKRLGIKIFGGQAAIAGNIIVRQRGTGHNPGENVYMGKDHTLHAKIDGIVQFRKKKNNKSYVSVVPFEA
- the rplU gene encoding 50S ribosomal protein L21, with translation MYAIVEIAGQQFKVAKDQKVYVHRLQETEGTKVTFDKVMLVEDKGNVTIGAPAIEGAAVTAKILNHLKGDKVIVFKKKRRKGYKKKNGHRQYLSEIQIEGITTSGTKKAPAKKAAAPKKEKTATAPKVEVKKTTSDDLSSMTVAQLKALAKEKDIKGYTSLKKAELIEILSK
- a CDS encoding nucleotidyltransferase, which translates into the protein MRIIVPMAGIGSRLRPHTLTVPKPLTVIAGKPIVQRLVEDIAAIVKQDIKEIAFIIGPAAKGFSENTRKVLLKIANTLGAKGSVYIQEDTLGTAHAIYCAKDSLDGPCVIAFADTLFKADFTLDANADGAIWVKKVADPSAFGVVKLSDGYITDFVEKPKKFVSDLAIIGIYYFKDGNRIKQEIKHLIANDIRPSGEFQLTEVLESLKQQGAKFIPGKVDIWMDCGKKDPTVATNKTILKIEKDKGTNLVSKTVVLDHSEIIPPCFVGKNVVLKNTVIGPYVSIGSNSLVKDSAVKNSLIQSNVTITNATLDNAMIGNHVKYNGNYTSVSIGDYTELT
- a CDS encoding T9SS type A sorting domain-containing protein, giving the protein MKKIYFTLLSTLCFSTFSFGQIIITELADPNNNSSARYVEIYNVSTGAVDLTNWSLKRWTNGGTTVSTVVDLSSIGNLASGAFAIIASNGTTFQSVYGMTADISAGTGGPADSNGDDQIAIFNASDVMIDIFGVPGEDGSGTCHEFEDGRAERKASVTAPNTTWDESEWNVWADSTVSGCTSHTNSPRTAPGDYNPKSWIGAASGPAISAGAAVTELDYFEGNGPSTEQIFSVEGINLTGNITVTAPANFEISTTSGSGFGNTAMLTQSGGTVSSTNIYVRLAAGLSSNSYSGNVTLSSAGAADQTVALSGTVSPADPQISITAFLDNLNYIISVGGPSPEDTFSVSGLFLTNDIVITAPANFEISLTSGSGFGSSVNITPSSGTVVSTDIYVRLAAGLSAGNYNGNITVSSTGVTTQTIAVNGNAYGPPTNSMVITGIFDGPLSGGTPKGIELYVLNNIADLSLYGVSSVTNGVGSSAGNVEYNFPSGAVTAGSFIYLATESPNFTTFFGMAPTYVDDVVSINGDDSIELYESGQSIDVFGDVNTDGSGQVWDHLDGWAYRNSNTGPEGTTFTPTNWSYSGINALDGEASNSSAETPFPIGTYMATASTEDSSIGGFSVYPNPVNHKRFTITTNTNTISEKSIEIFNVLGRQVFTAKFTSNHNTVDIPSLSSGVYILKVLEGRKSVTKKLVVR
- a CDS encoding ribonucleoside-diphosphate reductase, giving the protein MAAIEPILESNDNRFVIFPIQHDDLWDWYKKQQACFWTAEEIDLHSDLADWNNKLTDDERYFIKHILAFFAASDGIVNENLAENFVNEVQYSEAKFFYGFQIMMENIHSETYSLLIDTYVKDEVEKDRLFRAIEVFPAIKKKAKWALKWIESDSFSERLIAFAAVEGIFFSGAFCSIFWLKKRGLLPGLTFSNELISRDEGMHCDFAVHLHNNHIVYKVPKERIKEIIVEALDIEREFIIESLPVSLIGMNAKLMIEYLEFVTDRLLVEFGCEKVYNATNPFDFMEMISLEGKTNFFEKRVSEYQKAGVKSGGTGSISFDADF